The following proteins are encoded in a genomic region of Haloarcula salinisoli:
- a CDS encoding ABC transporter ATP-binding protein, producing MNEPGVEVEGMRVVFDGVTALGDVSLSIEAGEFFTLVGPSGCGKTTMLRSIAGLTEGADGSVAIDGRDVTSAPPEARNVGMVFQNYALFPHMSVHENVAYGLRFHDIEGRSEDERVAELLDLVDLSGVADRSPEQLSGGQQQRIALARALAPEPDVLLLDEPLSALDAKLRKQLRVQIKTIQQELSITTIYVTHDQAEALALSDRVAVMHGGNVEQVAAPETVYRDPASRFVAEFVGDNNLFDGTVTDDGMGVAVDGATLPLAADAGVSAGESVTVAVRPEAITVVGGANGAGSPDSTLEATVETVEFLGDAYRAHCRWQDRRVEVKTAAAEQPAGDVTLRFDAADTQVL from the coding sequence ATGAACGAGCCCGGCGTCGAGGTCGAGGGGATGCGGGTCGTCTTCGACGGCGTGACCGCACTGGGAGACGTCTCGCTGTCCATCGAGGCCGGGGAGTTCTTCACCCTCGTCGGGCCGTCGGGGTGTGGGAAGACGACGATGCTTCGCTCCATCGCCGGCCTGACCGAGGGGGCCGACGGCAGCGTCGCCATCGACGGCCGGGACGTGACATCGGCCCCGCCAGAAGCGCGCAACGTCGGGATGGTGTTCCAGAACTACGCCCTGTTCCCGCACATGAGCGTCCACGAGAACGTCGCCTACGGCCTGCGCTTTCACGATATCGAGGGCCGCAGCGAGGACGAGCGCGTGGCCGAGCTACTGGACCTCGTCGACCTTTCCGGTGTCGCCGACCGCTCGCCCGAGCAGCTCTCGGGCGGCCAACAGCAGCGCATCGCGCTGGCCCGCGCGCTCGCGCCCGAACCCGACGTGCTCTTGCTCGACGAGCCGCTGTCGGCCCTGGACGCGAAACTGCGCAAACAGCTCCGGGTCCAGATAAAGACCATCCAGCAGGAACTGTCGATTACGACCATCTACGTCACCCACGACCAGGCCGAGGCGCTGGCGCTGTCCGACCGCGTCGCGGTGATGCACGGCGGCAACGTCGAGCAGGTCGCGGCACCCGAAACCGTCTATCGGGACCCCGCCTCCCGCTTCGTGGCCGAGTTCGTCGGCGACAACAACCTCTTCGACGGCACCGTAACGGACGATGGGATGGGCGTCGCTGTCGATGGGGCGACGCTCCCCCTAGCGGCGGACGCTGGCGTATCGGCGGGCGAGTCGGTGACCGTGGCGGTGCGGCCCGAAGCTATCACCGTTGTCGGCGGAGCGAACGGCGCGGGGTCGCCGGATTCCACGCTCGAAGCGACAGTGGAAACCGTCGAGTTCCTCGGGGACGCCTACCGGGCCCACTGCCGGTGGCAGGACCGGCGGGTCGAGGTCAAGACGGCGGCGGCAGAGCAACCCGCAGGTGACGTCACGCTTCGGTTCGACGCGGCCGACACGCAGGTGCTGTGA
- a CDS encoding ABC transporter permease, with amino-acid sequence MVLRDGRALPVGVAATLATLVVVFYYPVGSVLASAVSDAGRPTLAPLVSVLGDPFYHDLFAFTAYQALLSTVASVVVGLPGAYLLARFEFPGRRFLRSVTILPFVLPSIMVAVGFLAMFGRTGLVNDVLAVVGLGPVELTFTLEIIVLAHAFYNAPLVTRLVTAAWESVDPARVETARTLGATPLRAFRDVTLPQLLPALLTASVLTFIFTFMSFPIVLALGGLQLSTVEVWLFARVQSLDLAEAATLGAIETALSLGLIYVYLRFEATQLNARGESRGRARTPLFAGWRSLVDPKRLALFAYVGAALVLFVGPLVSLVVESVTTPDGALTLRYYEFLLAQQASTAAGTTRPLPAITNSLLFGAGALLLALPMGVVVSVVATRERRGSRLWEALLTAPLAVSGIVLGLGMLRTLVFGTTLFGYRITVTGPVAIVAAHAVAAYPFVSRNVTPALGSIDDRLVDAARALGADRTTALVDIELPLVVPALIAGAAFAFAISVGEFDSTVLLAEGVDSATMPVALERYTGNRSLGPNLGPATAMGTVLLAVTTVSFVLIDRVGTGWNQ; translated from the coding sequence ATGGTCCTGCGGGACGGCCGGGCGCTCCCGGTCGGCGTCGCCGCCACGCTGGCGACGCTCGTCGTGGTGTTCTACTACCCCGTCGGGAGCGTGCTCGCCAGCGCCGTCTCCGACGCCGGCCGGCCCACGCTCGCGCCCCTCGTCTCGGTACTCGGTGACCCCTTCTACCACGACCTGTTTGCGTTTACCGCCTACCAGGCGCTGCTGTCGACTGTCGCCAGCGTCGTCGTCGGGCTCCCCGGGGCCTATCTCCTCGCACGCTTCGAGTTCCCCGGCCGGCGGTTCCTCCGCTCGGTAACCATCCTCCCCTTCGTCCTTCCCTCTATCATGGTCGCTGTCGGCTTTCTGGCGATGTTCGGCCGGACGGGACTGGTAAACGACGTGCTCGCCGTGGTCGGGCTGGGGCCCGTCGAACTAACCTTTACGCTCGAAATCATCGTGCTGGCGCATGCCTTCTACAACGCGCCGCTGGTCACGCGGCTGGTGACGGCCGCCTGGGAGTCGGTCGACCCGGCCCGCGTCGAGACCGCGCGAACCCTCGGGGCGACCCCCCTGCGGGCGTTCCGTGACGTGACGCTGCCACAGCTCCTGCCGGCCCTGCTGACCGCGTCGGTGCTCACCTTCATCTTCACGTTCATGTCCTTCCCCATCGTGCTGGCACTGGGCGGGCTCCAGCTCTCGACCGTCGAGGTGTGGCTGTTCGCCCGCGTCCAGAGTCTCGACCTGGCCGAGGCGGCCACGCTGGGGGCCATCGAGACCGCGCTCTCGCTGGGGCTGATATACGTCTACCTGCGCTTCGAGGCCACGCAGCTGAATGCGCGCGGCGAATCGCGTGGCCGGGCCCGGACCCCACTGTTCGCCGGCTGGCGGTCGCTGGTCGACCCGAAGCGGCTGGCGCTCTTTGCCTACGTCGGCGCGGCGCTGGTGCTGTTTGTCGGACCACTGGTGAGCCTGGTCGTCGAAAGTGTCACCACCCCCGACGGGGCCCTCACGCTCCGGTACTACGAGTTCCTGCTCGCCCAGCAGGCCTCGACTGCGGCGGGAACGACTCGCCCGCTGCCCGCGATAACGAACTCGCTGCTCTTTGGCGCTGGCGCACTCTTGCTCGCCCTGCCGATGGGCGTCGTCGTCTCCGTCGTCGCGACCCGAGAGCGTCGCGGCTCCCGACTCTGGGAGGCCCTGCTGACGGCGCCTCTGGCCGTCAGCGGCATCGTCCTCGGGCTCGGAATGCTCCGCACCCTCGTCTTCGGGACGACGCTATTTGGCTACCGTATCACCGTCACCGGTCCTGTCGCCATCGTCGCCGCCCACGCCGTCGCGGCCTACCCCTTCGTCTCGCGCAACGTCACGCCGGCGCTGGGGAGCATCGACGACCGGCTCGTCGACGCCGCCCGAGCCCTGGGTGCGGACCGAACCACGGCGCTGGTCGATATCGAACTGCCGCTGGTCGTCCCAGCGCTCATCGCCGGCGCGGCCTTCGCCTTCGCCATCAGCGTCGGCGAGTTCGACTCGACGGTGCTGCTGGCCGAGGGCGTCGACAGCGCGACGATGCCGGTCGCGCTCGAACGCTACACCGGCAACCGCTCGCTCGGCCCGAACCTCGGCCCGGCGACGGCCATGGGCACCGTCTTGCTCGCGGTGACGACCGTCAGCTTCGTACTCATCGACCGCGTCGGGACCGGGTGGAACCAATGA
- a CDS encoding HEAT repeat domain-containing protein has translation MGLDQILEIHRDEPIDAGFVRTLLDTVRDLPALSVTNRADVIETITANDRWQVSVDIQPRNSQEILDSLGTTLANVIHHEYRPEVEKHTFGFWLGRSSKPRLILDRLAHVAPLFDALGCEYGHATPNHARPPLWVGPETWRRSSIASLFGPSLVDRIGRDRLFELPALAVREYENGSVVVVAPASYRDATMTLSERDHSGPYATGRLPDPPLSFDGTAPNEWFEALSGLDGWTPRQDSGRRLLRRSATHYEEKRAYIVTRLADDVPRVRASAIRTLDREDVLSMDHLDRLPVRGDPFRHEEPAARAELLRSSLSVPDEGDDFAAVRTALTADDHRVRYAATSRLDDASSRAVARDLTVRVRDDPRPRVRARALDSLAPTNGDYEFRTEVSTVLGRCFGREESERVLVAVMDAAGRVGAVDLFADGLTHDGADVRAAAAQALRETPYPCSSQFEALYPLLGHRDTSVALAVAKALSAAIWPEPEEAVPVLVDALATGSTPAVRAGAAWALERGGAFSRERVRMGLTDPSERVRVAAIEALQDNPEMAAQYAGYLLDRLMAATAKRELDAVGEALRVAWADCGDSFPAEATRLHSLFGAPSPARRRAAATAVSGGPAGPELLRDVVDKWESPQTVGAALAGLGASVAVADRRYFEAHLSNRNPYVRSSALTGVASVIATHPDQELTDTVKTSLREALREQDPRLARAGLRAADLLGEPREVWDALLCDSLSKGAKLRLVDGITTDTLAGVFDRAHRGLYHITDREVFDAFAEKYHRHQEDRPLAGPPW, from the coding sequence ATGGGGCTCGACCAGATCCTCGAGATTCACCGCGACGAGCCGATAGATGCCGGCTTCGTGCGCACGCTGCTGGATACGGTCAGAGACCTCCCCGCCCTCTCCGTCACAAATAGAGCGGACGTCATCGAGACGATTACGGCAAACGACCGCTGGCAAGTCTCGGTCGATATTCAACCACGGAACAGCCAGGAAATCCTCGACTCACTCGGAACGACGCTGGCAAACGTAATACATCATGAATACCGGCCAGAGGTCGAGAAGCATACCTTCGGTTTCTGGCTCGGCCGGTCTTCGAAACCGCGACTAATTCTGGACCGACTGGCCCACGTCGCCCCGCTCTTCGACGCACTCGGCTGTGAGTACGGCCATGCCACACCGAACCACGCCCGTCCGCCGCTCTGGGTCGGGCCGGAGACCTGGCGACGGTCGAGTATCGCCTCCCTGTTCGGACCGTCACTGGTCGACCGTATCGGCCGCGACCGGCTCTTCGAGCTCCCGGCGCTCGCGGTCAGGGAGTACGAGAACGGCTCGGTCGTGGTCGTCGCGCCCGCCAGCTATCGGGACGCCACCATGACACTCTCCGAGAGAGACCATTCGGGACCGTACGCGACCGGCCGCCTCCCCGACCCGCCGCTGTCGTTCGACGGGACCGCACCGAACGAATGGTTCGAGGCGCTGAGCGGGCTGGACGGGTGGACGCCGAGACAGGACAGCGGTCGGCGCTTGCTGCGTCGGTCAGCAACCCACTACGAGGAGAAACGAGCGTACATCGTCACGCGACTGGCCGACGACGTTCCCCGGGTGCGTGCCAGCGCGATTCGAACGCTCGACCGGGAGGACGTTCTCTCGATGGACCACCTCGACCGGCTCCCAGTCAGGGGCGACCCGTTTCGTCACGAAGAGCCAGCCGCTCGGGCCGAACTGCTCCGGAGTTCACTCTCGGTCCCCGACGAGGGTGACGACTTCGCTGCGGTCCGTACGGCCCTGACGGCCGACGACCACAGGGTCCGCTACGCAGCCACGTCCCGACTGGACGACGCCAGTAGCCGGGCAGTCGCCCGCGACCTCACAGTGCGGGTCCGGGACGACCCGCGGCCACGGGTGCGGGCCAGAGCTCTCGACTCGCTTGCACCGACTAACGGCGACTACGAATTCCGAACGGAGGTTTCGACAGTTCTGGGGCGGTGCTTCGGCCGCGAGGAGTCGGAGCGAGTCCTCGTTGCAGTGATGGATGCCGCCGGGCGGGTCGGTGCAGTCGACCTCTTCGCGGATGGGCTGACCCACGACGGTGCCGACGTTCGGGCAGCCGCTGCGCAGGCGCTGCGAGAGACTCCATACCCATGCAGTTCGCAGTTCGAGGCGCTCTACCCACTGCTCGGGCATCGAGACACGAGTGTCGCGCTCGCCGTGGCAAAAGCGCTCTCTGCTGCAATCTGGCCAGAGCCCGAAGAGGCTGTCCCGGTTCTGGTCGATGCGCTGGCCACTGGCTCGACGCCGGCCGTCCGTGCCGGAGCAGCCTGGGCCCTGGAACGAGGGGGCGCGTTCTCCCGTGAGCGAGTTCGGATGGGTTTGACTGACCCGAGCGAGCGGGTCCGTGTTGCAGCCATCGAGGCGCTACAGGATAACCCGGAGATGGCGGCCCAGTACGCCGGCTATCTCCTCGACAGACTCATGGCTGCGACAGCCAAGCGCGAGCTCGACGCTGTCGGCGAGGCCCTCCGGGTCGCGTGGGCTGACTGCGGGGACTCGTTCCCGGCCGAAGCGACACGGCTCCACAGCCTGTTTGGCGCGCCCTCTCCCGCCCGTCGCCGTGCCGCAGCGACGGCCGTGAGCGGCGGTCCCGCTGGCCCCGAACTACTCCGTGACGTCGTGGATAAGTGGGAATCGCCCCAGACGGTTGGTGCCGCCCTCGCCGGACTGGGTGCCTCTGTCGCTGTTGCCGACCGAAGGTATTTCGAGGCACACCTCTCCAACCGGAATCCGTACGTCCGCAGTAGTGCACTCACTGGCGTCGCGTCCGTCATAGCGACACACCCGGACCAGGAGCTGACCGATACTGTCAAGACGAGTCTCCGGGAGGCGCTCCGTGAGCAGGACCCGCGACTCGCTCGGGCTGGCCTGAGAGCGGCCGATTTGCTCGGTGAGCCCCGCGAAGTCTGGGACGCACTCCTCTGTGACAGCCTGTCGAAAGGCGCGAAACTCCGGCTCGTCGACGGGATAACGACCGACACCCTGGCCGGTGTCTTCGACCGGGCACACCGCGGTCTCTACCACATCACAGACCGGGAGGTCTTCGATGCGTTCGCCGAGAAATACCACCGACATCAGGAGGACCGACCGCTGGCCGGTCCACCGTGGTAG